The genomic region ATCGCGCTGATGGCGGCCGCGCCCGGGACGGGCGCCGCCGAGAAGCCCGGCCATCACGGCGGGAAGGTCGTGATCTCCACCGTGGCGGGGAACGGGTCGGCCGATTCCAAAGGCGATGGGGGCGCGGCGCTGGCGGCGAGCTTGAGCAACCCGCGGGCCGTGACGGTGGACGCGGCCGGGAATCTCTACATCTCCGACTCCACCAACAACCGAATCAGAAAGGTGGATGCCGCCACCGGCGTCATTAGGACCGTGGCGGGGAACGGCACCCGCGACTTCTGCGGGGACGGCGGACCGGCCGTGAAGGCCTGCCTGGCGTTCCCGATGGGGCTCGCGGTGGACCCCGAGGGGACGCTGTTCATCGCCGACGCACGCAACCACCGGATCCGCCGGGTGGACGCCAAGACCGGGATCATCACCACCGTCGCCGGGCAAGGCATCAGAGGGCTGGCCGGAGACAACGGCCCAGCATTGAGCGCCCTCCTGTCATACCCGACCTCAGTCGCGTTGGATGAGGAAGGCAACCTGTACATCGCCGACTCCGAGAACGGCGGCATCCGGCGGGTGGACAGGAAAACCGGGATCATCTCGAGCATCGTGGGCGAGGGCACGCCGGGCGCCAAGACAGACGCCGCGGGCACGCCGACCATCCGGGGCCTCTTCGTGGCGCCGGTGGGACTGACGTACGACGGCAAGGGCAACCTATACGTCGCGGACTCCTTTCTGAATCGGGTCAAGAAGGTCGAGATCGCCACCCGCAAGGTGACCATCGTCGCCGGCAAGGGAGTCAACCAGTATTGCGGGGACGGCGGACCGGCCAAGGAGGCGTGCCTGGCTCAGCCAGCTGGCGTCGCGCTGGACGCCGCCGGGAACGTGTACATCGCCGACGCGGGCAACCATCGCGTTCGGAAAGTGGACGTCAAGAGCGGTATCGTGACCACGATCGCCGGCACGGGGGAGCGCGGGTTTGCAGGCGATCACGGTCCCGCGACGAAGGCCAGCCTGGGATTTCCGACCGGCGTGGCCATTGATCCGAAAGGCCGCGTGGTGGTCGTGGAACCGAACAACAACCGGGTCAGACGGTTGGAGGCGAACCGTGGGTAAGCGACATGGGCCTAGACGGAGCGCCCGCTTGGCCCTGCTGCTCTGCCTGCTCGGAACGCCGACTTGGGGGATCGCAGCGACGACGGCGCCGCCCCTCGACACGGCCGACGAGGCGGCCGCGCTGTTCGCCAAGGGACAGGCGGCAGCGAAAAACGGGCGGCTGCGGGCCGCCACCGAGGCCTACGTGGAAGCGATCAGGGTCAAACCGGATTTCGCGCAGGCCTACCTGGCGCTCGGCCAGATCAATCACGAGGCCGGCCGGCCGGATAAGGCGGCGGCGCTCTACCGGCTGGCGCTCCAGCATGACCCGGAACTGGTGGAAGCCTACCAGGGGCTCGGCAATCTGCATTTCGATCAAGGCCGGTTGGAGGAAGCGCTGGGCTTCTACCAGGAAGTCCTCGCGCGTACACCACGGTCGCCGGTCGGCTACAACAGCATCGGGAACTGCTACTACGGGCTTCAAAAGTTCCAGGAGGCGCTGGAAATGTGGCAGAAGGCCATCGAGGTGGACCCTACCTATCCCCGCGCCTATTTCAACCGGGCCATTCTGTACGACGGCGTCCATGTCAAGGACAAGGCGATCGAGAACTACCGGAAGTTTCTGGAGCTGGCGGGCCCCGACCACGCGATGCTGGTGGAAGACGCTCGCATGCGCATTGACGAGCTGGAGCGACCGGAGCCGCCTCAACCGACGGGGTCGGGCCCGCAGCCGGAACAGAGCCAGCAGCATCGTCACTAAGAAGGCCGTGACGCGTGACGGAGTCTAAGAAAATGAGAAGGCGCATCCTGGTCATCTCGCGAAACGAACGGATGGGGAAATGGTTCCGGTTCATGTTAGGCGGTCGAAGGACGGGACTGCCGACCACCGTGGTTGCTGATCTGGAACAGGGTCTTCGGGCTCTGAAGCGCTTGCGACCGAGGGTGGTGATCTTTGTGGACGGGGGAGCCTCGAAAGTGGATGACCGGCTCATGCTGCTTCAAGCGTTGCTGCTGATCGAGAAGCAGAGTCAACAGAACACCCTTGCCCTTTTGTACGATCTCGCCGATGGTCGGCTGACGATGTATCACAACGTTCACTTCCCGAGGGTCAGTCCGGACGACGTGGCGCAAGCGGCGGCGGAGACCGCCTCCTGCCCCCTCTTCGGGTATGTCGAGGAGTCGGCATCGGGCTTTCCGAAGGATTGCCGCTTCCTTCCGCTCATGATCAGGGGCGCCGCGCAGGCGGCCGGGACGGCGTCCAGCGCGCCGCAGGGCTGAGCATGGCCTACTCCAGCGATGTGCTCATCGTAGGGGCGGGGGCGGGTGGGCTCAGCCTTGGGCTTCGACTGGGGTCAAAAGGCCATC from Nitrospirota bacterium harbors:
- a CDS encoding tetratricopeptide repeat protein → MGKRHGPRRSARLALLLCLLGTPTWGIAATTAPPLDTADEAAALFAKGQAAAKNGRLRAATEAYVEAIRVKPDFAQAYLALGQINHEAGRPDKAAALYRLALQHDPELVEAYQGLGNLHFDQGRLEEALGFYQEVLARTPRSPVGYNSIGNCYYGLQKFQEALEMWQKAIEVDPTYPRAYFNRAILYDGVHVKDKAIENYRKFLELAGPDHAMLVEDARMRIDELERPEPPQPTGSGPQPEQSQQHRH
- a CDS encoding NHL repeat-containing protein, producing the protein MNGGTGILLGGVVVIALMAAAPGTGAAEKPGHHGGKVVISTVAGNGSADSKGDGGAALAASLSNPRAVTVDAAGNLYISDSTNNRIRKVDAATGVIRTVAGNGTRDFCGDGGPAVKACLAFPMGLAVDPEGTLFIADARNHRIRRVDAKTGIITTVAGQGIRGLAGDNGPALSALLSYPTSVALDEEGNLYIADSENGGIRRVDRKTGIISSIVGEGTPGAKTDAAGTPTIRGLFVAPVGLTYDGKGNLYVADSFLNRVKKVEIATRKVTIVAGKGVNQYCGDGGPAKEACLAQPAGVALDAAGNVYIADAGNHRVRKVDVKSGIVTTIAGTGERGFAGDHGPATKASLGFPTGVAIDPKGRVVVVEPNNNRVRRLEANRG